In Dioscorea cayenensis subsp. rotundata cultivar TDr96_F1 chromosome 9, TDr96_F1_v2_PseudoChromosome.rev07_lg8_w22 25.fasta, whole genome shotgun sequence, a genomic segment contains:
- the LOC120268747 gene encoding putative cytochrome c biosynthesis ccmC-like mitochondrial protein, translating into MRNPLIAYGIYIHVFLVPLARQGQNSHMSVSLLQPSFFMSKTRSYAKILFGSRLFLTAMAIHSSLRVAPPDFQQGGNSRIPYVHVPAARMSILVYIATAINSFLFPLTKHPLFLRSSGTGTEIGAFSTLFTLVTGGFRGRPMWGTFRVWDARLTSVFILFLIYLGALRFQKLPVELAPISIRAGPIDIPIIKSPVNWWNTSHQPGSISRSGTSIHVPMPIPILSNFANSPFSTRILFVLETRLPIPSFPESPLTEEIEAQERKKKT; encoded by the coding sequence ATGCGAAATCCTTTGATTGCGTATGGAATATACATCCATGTCTTTCTTGTTCCACTAGCAAGGCAAGGACAAAATTCTCACATGTCCGTTTCGTTATTACAACCTTCTTTCTTTATGTCAAAGACAAGAAGCTACGCGAAAATTCTTTTTGGATCTCGGTTGTTCTTAACAGCGATGGCTATTCATTCAAGTCTTCGGGTAGCACCACCAGATTTTCAACAAGGTGGAAATTCTCGTATTCCGTATGTACATGTTCCTGCGGCTCGGATgagtattcttgtttatatcGCTACGGCTATAAACAGTTTCTTGTTCCCATTAACAAAACATCCCCTTTTTCTTCGCTCTTCCGGAACCGGTACAGAAATTGGTGCTTTTTCTACTTTGTTTACCTTAGTGACTGGGGGGTTTCGGGGAAGGCCTATGTGGGGTACCTTTCGGGTGTGGGATGCTCGGTTAACTTCTGTATTCATCTTGTTCCTTATTTACCTGGGTGCACTGCGTTTTCAAAAGCTTCCTGTCGAACTGGCTCCTATTTCAATCCGTGCTGGACCGATCGATATACCAATAATAAAGTCTCCAGTCAACTGGTGGAATACATCGCATCAACCTGGGAGCATTAGCCGATCTGGTACATCAATACATGTTCCTATGCCCATTCCAATCTTGTCCAACTTTGCTAACTCCCCCTTCTCAACCCGTATCTTGTTCGTTCTGGAAACACGTCTTCCTATTCCATCTTTTCCCGAATCTCCCTTAACTGAAGAAATAGAAgctcaagaaagaaaaaaaaaaacctag
- the LOC120269468 gene encoding LOW QUALITY PROTEIN: ribosomal protein S4, mitochondrial-like (The sequence of the model RefSeq protein was modified relative to this genomic sequence to represent the inferred CDS: inserted 1 base in 1 codon) — MWRKRLIQRDMXMPALRFKTCRLLPGNVWNRELSLIQRRILRRLRNKRRSIKRNLSLRENLNSNIKSQTTRKLPLYYGDLPIREMHRGRERTSYIPFLFNQETRSDVIPVRLHFRDTLPQARQPISHRRVCVNNGLVSITHLKVSHGDLISFQESEARTRGEEIRRSFYIDISVEKIIGKFLPVRMWRRTKTEWFRLLKTQRGCRLLLKSRFLQELRSSMQEEDLERTKKFGSEKVCLGSSFAEHKRIKRNLFHFKYFLLSKRRKEKNRNLPTRTISPFVYKSYLYSNSTYCSGSPFTRKIRIKRIELPTHYSEVNHRTQKAVVSYGPNIGHIPHDIRLKDPNLPLRSGNGRGQNI, encoded by the exons ATGTGGCGAAAAAGACTGATTCAACGAGATA CCATGCCTGCATTAAGATTTAAAACGTGTCGTCTACTTCCAGGAAATGTTTGGAACAGAGAACTTTCTCTAATACAACGCCGCATTCTCCGAAGATTGAGGAACAAGAGGAGATCTATTAAAAGAAATCTTTCTCTAAGAGAAAATCTAAACAGTAACATCAAATCACAAACTACACGAAAGTTGCCCCTTTATTATGGGGATTTACCCATAAGGGAGATGCACAGAGGAAGAGAACGAACTTCATATATCCCTTTTCTATTTAATCAAGAAACAAGATCGGACGTGATTCCGGTTCGTCTCCATTTTCGTGACACTCTTCCTCAAGCAAGGCAGCCGATAAGTCATCGAAGGGTTTGTGTGAATAATGGACTGGTAAGCATTACTCATTTGAAAGTTTCCCACGGTGATCTAATATCTTTTCAAGAAAGTGAGGCGAGAACCCGCGGTGAAGAAATAAGGAGATCTTTCTATATCGACATATCAGTTGAAAAAATCATTGGAAAATTCCTGCCGGTCAGAATGTGGAGAAGAACCAAAACAGAATGGTTCCGCCTACTCAAAACTCAGAGGGGGTGCCGCCTACTACTCAAATCCCGGTTTTTGCAAGAGTTGCGTTCTTCTATGCAAGAAGAAGACTTAGAAAGAACAAAGAAGTTTGGATCCGAAAAAGTATGCTTAGGCAGTTCCTTCGCTGAGCACAAGAGAATAAAGAggaatttgtttcattttaaatactTCTTATTATCGAAGAGAAGGAAGGAGAAAAACCGAAATCTTCCTACTCGAACAATAAGTCCTTTTGTTTACAAGTCTTATTTATATAGTAATTCGACCTATTGCTCCGGATCCCCGTTTACTAGGAAGATAAGAATCAAAAGGATCGAACTACCTACTCATTATTCGGAGGTGAATCATAGAACACAAAAAGCTGTGGTATCTTATGGGCCTAACATAGGTCATATCCCTCACGACATAAGATTGAAAGATCCAAACCTTCCTCTTCGGAGCGGAAACGGACGTGGCCAaaacatataa